The Montipora capricornis isolate CH-2021 chromosome 3, ASM3666992v2, whole genome shotgun sequence genome window below encodes:
- the LOC138043605 gene encoding uncharacterized protein isoform X1, protein MVAACPSQASLNQLRFLSPEYFRAGEIHNHLSVWEHLLRGRGSSQVDLMEIINEGVRIDRFFKSFKGNFKGSSYDSLLPPPMRLDNAKICEQFRNFITDTVVDWVDAGVLAVWGRVSEVTPPHLVLPLTVEPSKPRLCHDERFLNLWIKDLPFKLDHLSDLPRYVLPGHFQTSFDDKSGYQHVLLHPSSRTFFGLEWNGVYFVFCTLPFGWKASAYIYHNLGLAVTSAARSFGVPVSQYIDDRHVGQLCRAPASSTLSPSKVLAEAAAYILCYLLIEAGYFIAIAKSQCAPSIVIRFLGFLCDSFRQAFLLPPDKKLKFKILREEILSSRCVGVKTLQRFAGKVISFSLAIPGCKLYVRETFKAISQLCRSSKPFVRVEGNLRTEVLYWCFLDDWNDCFPWRSELHVTVSLFSDASTRAWGAVLFRNGQKLTSRDYWPSDPSTDVNLLESRALLNALVSFKSRLSNSRVDVHIDNKVLKSALDDDGCRNSAINEVVKEIYRYSRDQNFSIQTFYVPSSHNPADEPSRKCSDLDCMLSVGAWLSLERLFGPHSFDLMSLDSNCQKDAYGNPLPHYTPWATPGSAGINVFANPLPAGHNIYVFPPFVLLGPLLRYVVDQEFHGAFTLIVPDIRPRPFWWATIQAFSIDRFLLGKKGSGSVLLFPSQRSQEWFTRPLQWDLWAFRCVC, encoded by the coding sequence ATGGTCGCAGCCTGCCCCAGTCAAGCTTCGTTAAACCAGCTTCGTTTCCTCAGCCCTGAATATTTCCGAGCGGGCGAAATCCACAACCACCTGTCAGTATGGGAGCACTTACTGCGCGGACGTGGTTCATCTCAGGTAGACCTTATGGAGATTATTAACGAAGGCGTTAGGATCGATCGGTTTTTCAAGTCCttcaaaggaaattttaaaggCTCCTCATATGATTCGCTGCTCCCTCCTCCCATGCGACTTGACAACGCCAAGATTTGTGAACAATTTCGGAATTTTATCACTGATACTGTCGTCGATTGGGTAGACGCGGGGGTACTTGCGGTTTGGGGCAGGGTCAGCGAAGTAACTCCCCCCCATTTGGTCCTTCCCCTCACTGTGGAACCTTCCAAACCTCGTTTATGCCACGATGAACGATTTTTGAATCTGTGGATTAAAGACCTCCCTTTTAAGCTTGACCACCTCTCAGACTTGCCCAGGTATGTTCTTCCTGGCCATTTTCAAACCTCCTTTGATGATAAAAGTGGCTATCAGCATGTGCTGCTCCACCCTTCGTCGCGGACTTTCTTTGGCTTGGAGTGGAATGGcgtttattttgtgttttgcaCTCTCCCGTTTggatggaaggcgagtgcttatATATATCACAATCTCGGTCTTGCCGTTACGAGTGCGGCACGTTCCTTTGGGGTTCCAGTGTCTCAGTACATAGACGATCGTCACGTTGGTCAACTCTGTCGGGCGCCAGCCAGTTCCACTCTATCCCCTAGCAAAGTACTCGCTGAGGCCGCCGCCTACATTTTATGCTATCTTCTCATAGAGGCAGGGTACTTCATAGCTATCGCTAAATCACAGTGCGCCCCTTCTATTGTTATTCGTTTTCTCGGTTTTCTTTGCGATTCCTTTCGCCAGGCTTTCCTTCTCCCGCCTGATAAGAAACTCAAGTTCAAGATACTCAGGGAGGAGATTCTGTCCTCCCGGTGTGTTGGTGTTAAAACCCTTCAGAGGTTTGCGGGAAAGGTTATCTCGTTTAGTTTGGCCATTCCTGGTTGCAAACTCTACGTTCGTGAAACTTTCAAGGCCATTTCCCAGCTCTGTCGCTCCTCTAAACCTTTTGTTCGCGTTGAGGGAAACCTTCGTACAGAGGTCTTATACTGGTGTTTCCTCGATGATTGGAACGATTGTTTCCCTTGGCGCTCCGAGCTTCACGTCACAGTTTCACTCTTTTCTGACGCCTCGACGCGTGCTTGGGGTGCGGTTCTGTTTCGAAACGGACAGAAGTTGACGTCAAGAGATTACTGGCCCTCTGATCCTTCTACAGATGTCAATTTATTGGAGTCAAGAGCTTTGTTGAATGctcttgtttcttttaaaagccggTTGTCAAATTCCCGCGTTGATGTCCATATTGATAATAAAGTTCTCAAGTCCGCATTAGACGACGACGGTTGCAGGAATTCTGCAATTAACGAGGTTGTCAAAGAAATTTATCGTTATAGTCGAGATCAGAACTTCAGCATTCAAACTTTCTACGTGCCTTCGTCGCATAATCCTGCTGACGAACCTTCGCGGAAGTGTTCGGATTTGGATTGTATGCTTTCTGTTGGGGCTTGGCTATCTTTGGAACGTTTGTTCGGTCCTCATTCATTCGATTTAATGTCCTTGGACAGTAACTGTCAAAAAGATGCATACGGCAATCCTCTACCCCACTACACGCCCTGGGCCACCCCCGGATCCGCTGGGATCAACGTTTTCGCTAATCCCCTACCGGCTGGACACAACATTTACGTGTTTCCACCTTTTGTTCTTCTTGGACCTCTTCTTCGCTACGTTGTCGACCAAGAGTTTCATGGCGCTTTCACGCTCATTGTTCCGGATATCCGACCAAGACCATTCTGGTGGGCAACCATCCAGGCCTTCTCAATCGATCgatttcttttgggcaagaagggtTCCGGTTCAGTCCTACTTTTCCCTTCCCAGCGTTCTCAAGAATGGTTCACCCGTCCTCTCCAGTGGGACCTCTGGGCGTTTCGATGTGTCTGCTAG
- the LOC138043605 gene encoding uncharacterized protein isoform X2, giving the protein MAEHRLPRPPAPVAAAIVEHAAVEPPPVVEEPPVVDPVIAPPPAPVLAADPTPAVETMEEAAARIKVLEDKIKSLEQLKTLESSESALAALRRHISRPTAMFDKYEALDLLQSLVRLARNESHKKADEYAAALDEIRARTDALDHLQLQRLFLGLLGDPVRAKVAREATTILKGVDKAPTPLTGYGSIARRPYPYPPQQNTQCFRCFKWGHVARSCRHNPVRRQGGRGRAGRF; this is encoded by the exons ATGGCAGAACATCGTCTTCCCCGTCCACCCGCTCCCGTCGCTGCTGCAATCGTGGAGCATGCTGCCGTTGAGCCACCGCCAGTTGTAGAAGAACCGCCTGTTGTTGATCCGGTTATCGCACCGCCCCCGGCTCCAGTTCTAGCGGCGGACCCGACCCCGGCGGTTGAAACCATGGAAGAG GCCGCTGCCCGTATTAAGGTTCTTGAGGACAAGATTAAGTCGTTGGAGCAGCTGAAGACTTTAGAAAGTTCAGAGTCAGCTCTCGCAGCCTTGCGTCGACATATCAGTCGCCCTACCGCGATGTTCGATAAATATGAGGCCCTTGATCTCCTACAGTCTCTAGTTCGTTTGGCAAGAAACGAAAGTCACAAGAAAGCAGACGAGTATGCGGCTGCTCTTGATGAGATCAGAGCCAGGACTGATGCCTTGGACCACCTTCAGCTGCAACGCCTTTTCCTCGGGTTATTGGGGGATCCTGTTCGTGCTAAAGTTGCCAGGGAAGCCACTACTATTTTGAAGGGCGTGGACAAAGCTCCTACTCCCCTTACTGGCTATGGATCCATTGCGCGTAGACCCTATCCTTACCCGCCTCAGCAAAACACGCAGTGCTTTCGATGCTTCAAGTGGGGGCATGTCGCCCGTTCATGCCGTCATAACCCAGTGAGACGTCAAGGTGGTCGGGGACGAGCCGGACGTTTTTAG
- the LOC138043606 gene encoding beta-1,4-galactosyltransferase galt-1-like, with protein sequence MIRWVANCRCFRFRRRRIAFIFTLALATFILALQINIYTFQVIQSEKGDIVVETNLLRPLETLPTINLTAEQHVNTALEKNNEREQSSNSDGKTFVLSPTKNRETGAKQRVPPCAQLQEKSRFREVSKGVLVFSVWFDHRKTQPFIRILLLWSRQKPPPSLTCKFESAAKRKILTSESVFYEHNENHHRHYGGFIASCVVPQELDRIPCSVNVSITSAAEGQNVGNDISLAFPVGFTGRLDNLNGRKYGICIPPVHGDISVDKIVEFIELTKILGASHFTFYDLAMTEKVRNALSQYENKGLVSVLEWNLPEYIGNNDLHYHGQVLSIMDCLYRSMRDLRFVAFHDLDEFIVPLRHDNMNSLLREIHKDQHCGHCFESVVFDPSTNHESTKISPLITQRVFYRTSQFIRYWTKCVVDPHRIFEQGIHHISKALEEYYDPDQVDWNIARVFHYRKCQDSGASMQLTCSNSFEVDKTMEKFGHELLLNFRSAMNVTNADAL encoded by the coding sequence ATGATTAGATGGGTCGCAAACTGTCGCTGTTTTCGTTTTAGACGTAGAAGGATTGCATTCATCTTCACTTTGGCTTTAGCTACGTTCATTCTAGCGCTGCAGATTAACATTTACACCTTTCAAGTTATACAATCCGAGAAGGGCGATATTGTTGTTGAAACGAATCTTCTTCGACCTTTGGAAACTTTACCGACGATCAATTTAACAGCTGAACAGCATGTAAATACAGCACTCGAAAAAAATAACGAGAGAGAACAGTCCTCAAACTCTGATGGTAAAACGTTTGTCCTTTCTCCGACGAAAAACCGAGAAACGGGCGCAAAACAGCGGGTTCCGCCATGCGCTCAACTGCAGGAAAAGTCAAGATTTCGCGAGGTTAGCAAAGGTGTTTTGGTATTTTCGGTTTGGTTTGACCATCGGAAAACACAGCCTTTTATCCGAATATTGCTGTTGTGGTCAAGGCAAAAGCCTCCTCCCTCACTAACCTGTAAATTCGAAAGTGCCGCAAAACGAAAGATTTTGACAAGTGAAAGTGTCTTCTATGAACATAACGAAAACCACCACAGACATTATGGGGGCTTTATCGCTTCATGTGTCGTTCCTCAAGAGCTCGATAGGATACCATGTTCGGTTAATGTCTCCATCACATCAGCTGCTGAGGGACAAAATGTCGGAAATGATATCTCCTTAGCTTTTCCAGTGGGTTTCACGGGCCGTCTTGACAACTTGAACGGGAGGAAGTATGGCATTTGCATACCTCCCGTGCATGGTGACATATCAGTGGACAAAATTGTAGAGTTTATAGAGCTTACGAAGATTTTAGGAGCCTCGCACTTCACGTTTTATGATCTCGCAATGACTGAGAAAGTGCGTAACGCCTTGAGCCAATACGAAAACAAGGGGTTAGTTAGCGTTCTCGAATGGAATTTACCGGAGTATATCGGCAATAATGACTTGCACTACCATGGCCAAGTTTTGTCTATCATGGATTGCTTGTATCGTTCAATGAGAGACCTGCGATTTGTGGCTTTTCATGACTTGGATGAGTTTATTGTTCCTTTGCGACATGATAACATGAACTCCCTGCTGCGGGAAATCCACAAAGATCAACATTGTGGGCATTGCTTCGAAAGCGTGGTCTTTGACCCATCGACGAATCACGAATCAACCAAGATCTCTCCATTGATAACACAGCGCGTATTTTATCGAACAAGTCAATTTATTCGATATTGGACCAAATGTGTGGTAGACCCGCATAGGATTTTCGAACAAGGAATACATCATATTAGCAAAGCACTCGAAGAATATTATGATCCTGATCAAGTAGATTGGAATATTGCGCGCGTTTTTCATTACAGAAAATGTCAAGATTCTGGTGCATCGATGCAGCTAACATGCTCCAACAGTTTTGAAGTCGATAAAACCATGGAGAAATTTGGACATGAACTTTTACTTAACTTTCGGAGTGCTATGAATGTCACAAATGCAGACGCACTTTAA